One stretch of Diorhabda carinulata isolate Delta chromosome 5, icDioCari1.1, whole genome shotgun sequence DNA includes these proteins:
- the LOC130894626 gene encoding uncharacterized protein LOC130894626, producing the protein MKNRTYNVEVSIDYEDGILDATCSCPRGQAVCHHMVAVCFHAHNNVSVTDKTCVWNQRKPTGDGEKIVRISDLYKPKFSNYQAFSRPASTQEMADFRNELGYSNPVGFIWLFMPEQSQLTSIIKNIEDILYSLEYTQVTDKETFLKSKCSVDI; encoded by the exons ATGAAGAATAGAACTTATAATGTTGAG gTTTCCATTGATTACGAGGATGGTATATTGGATGCCACCTGCTCCTGCCCCAGGGGACAAGCAGTATGCCATCACATGGTAGCTGTATGTTTTCATGCACACAACAACGTCAGTGTTACTGACAAAACCTGTGTGTGGAATCAGCGCAAACCTACTGGCGATGGAGAAAAAATTGTGAGGATTAGTGATCTctacaaaccaaaattttctaattatcagGCTTTTTCGAGACCAGCATCAACCCAAGAAATGGCAGATTTTAGGAATGAATTAGGATACTCTAATCCAGTTGGATTTATATGGCTGTTTATGCCTGAGCAATCACAATTGACAAGcataataaagaatattgaagatattttatattcactaGAGTATACACAGGTTACTGACAAagagacatttttaaaatcaaaatgctcagtagatatataa